In one window of Xiphophorus hellerii strain 12219 chromosome 23, Xiphophorus_hellerii-4.1, whole genome shotgun sequence DNA:
- the b4galt7 gene encoding beta-1,4-galactosyltransferase 7 isoform X2, translating into MMYSSRRKPVLYFKEERRFLSGKCTIYKLFGLCMVLVLISLLWLQLSCSGDMSSVTHQDRRDPQPPPPPCPTEKQASAADDPSWGPHKLALVVPFRERFEELLVFVPFMHKFLNKKKIRHKILIINQVDHYRFNRASLINVGYMESGNDTDYLAMHDVDLLPLNEALDYGFPKEGPFHVASPELHPLYHYKTYVGGILLLTKRHYHMCNGMSNRFWGWGREDDEFYRRLRKAELQLFRPSGITTGYKTFLHIHDSAWRKRDQKRVAAQKQEQFKVDPDGGLTNLQYQVDSRQELTISGAPCTIINTKLECDQSQTPWCLLS; encoded by the exons ATGATGTATTCATCCAGAAGAAAGCCTGTGCTCTACTTTAAAGAGGAAAGAAG GTTTCTGTCGGGGAAATGCACCATCTACAAGCTGTTTGGCCTCTGCATGGTGCTGGTGCTCATCTCTCTGCTGTGGCTGCAGCTCAGCTGTTCGGGTGACATGTCCTCAGTGACGCATCAAGACCGGCGCGATCCCCAGCCGCCGCCTCCACCCTGTCCCACTGAGAAACAGGCATCTGCAGCGGATGACCCCAGCTGGGGTCCTCACAAGCTGGCACTCGTGGTCCCCTTCAGAGAACGCTTCGAAGAGCTGCTGGTGTTCGTTCCATTCATGCACAAATTTCTCAACAAGAAGAAGATCCGCCATAAGATCCTGATTATCAACCAGGTGGATCACTACAG ATTCAACCGAGCATCTCTGATCAACGTGGGCTACATGGAGAGCGGGAATGACACAGACTACCTGGCCATGCATGACGTGGACCTGCTGCCCCTCAACGAGGCCCTGGACTATGGCTTCCCTAAAGAGGGACCCTTCCATGTTGCCTCGCCGGAGCTGCATCCGCTCTACCATTACAAAACCTACGTGGGAGGAATCCTGCTGCTCACAAAGAGGCACTATCATATG TGTAATGGGATGTCGAACCGGTTCTGGGGTTGGGGCAGAGAGGATGACGAGTTCTACAGAAGGCTCAGAAAAGCAGAGTTACAG CTGTTCCGCCCAAGTGGCATCACAACGGGATATAAAACCTTTCTTCATATCCATGACTCGGCCTGGAGAAAGAGGGACCAGAAAAGGGTCGCTGCTCAGAAACAG GAGCAGTTTAAGGTGGACCCCGACGGTGGGCTGACAAACCTCCAGTACCAGGTGGATTCCCGGCAGGAGCTGACCATCAGCGGCGCTCCCTGCACCATCATCAACACCAAACTGGAGTGCGATCAAAGCCAGACGCCGTGGTGTCTCCTGAGTTAG
- the b4galt7 gene encoding beta-1,4-galactosyltransferase 7 isoform X1, giving the protein MMYSSRRKPVLYFKEERRSDLSKVPQQDERFLSGKCTIYKLFGLCMVLVLISLLWLQLSCSGDMSSVTHQDRRDPQPPPPPCPTEKQASAADDPSWGPHKLALVVPFRERFEELLVFVPFMHKFLNKKKIRHKILIINQVDHYRFNRASLINVGYMESGNDTDYLAMHDVDLLPLNEALDYGFPKEGPFHVASPELHPLYHYKTYVGGILLLTKRHYHMCNGMSNRFWGWGREDDEFYRRLRKAELQLFRPSGITTGYKTFLHIHDSAWRKRDQKRVAAQKQEQFKVDPDGGLTNLQYQVDSRQELTISGAPCTIINTKLECDQSQTPWCLLS; this is encoded by the exons ATGATGTATTCATCCAGAAGAAAGCCTGTGCTCTACTTTAAAGAGGAAAGAAG AAGTGACCTTTCTAAAGTTCCCCAGCAGGATGAAAG GTTTCTGTCGGGGAAATGCACCATCTACAAGCTGTTTGGCCTCTGCATGGTGCTGGTGCTCATCTCTCTGCTGTGGCTGCAGCTCAGCTGTTCGGGTGACATGTCCTCAGTGACGCATCAAGACCGGCGCGATCCCCAGCCGCCGCCTCCACCCTGTCCCACTGAGAAACAGGCATCTGCAGCGGATGACCCCAGCTGGGGTCCTCACAAGCTGGCACTCGTGGTCCCCTTCAGAGAACGCTTCGAAGAGCTGCTGGTGTTCGTTCCATTCATGCACAAATTTCTCAACAAGAAGAAGATCCGCCATAAGATCCTGATTATCAACCAGGTGGATCACTACAG ATTCAACCGAGCATCTCTGATCAACGTGGGCTACATGGAGAGCGGGAATGACACAGACTACCTGGCCATGCATGACGTGGACCTGCTGCCCCTCAACGAGGCCCTGGACTATGGCTTCCCTAAAGAGGGACCCTTCCATGTTGCCTCGCCGGAGCTGCATCCGCTCTACCATTACAAAACCTACGTGGGAGGAATCCTGCTGCTCACAAAGAGGCACTATCATATG TGTAATGGGATGTCGAACCGGTTCTGGGGTTGGGGCAGAGAGGATGACGAGTTCTACAGAAGGCTCAGAAAAGCAGAGTTACAG CTGTTCCGCCCAAGTGGCATCACAACGGGATATAAAACCTTTCTTCATATCCATGACTCGGCCTGGAGAAAGAGGGACCAGAAAAGGGTCGCTGCTCAGAAACAG GAGCAGTTTAAGGTGGACCCCGACGGTGGGCTGACAAACCTCCAGTACCAGGTGGATTCCCGGCAGGAGCTGACCATCAGCGGCGCTCCCTGCACCATCATCAACACCAAACTGGAGTGCGATCAAAGCCAGACGCCGTGGTGTCTCCTGAGTTAG
- the LOC116714545 gene encoding transmembrane emp24 domain-containing protein 9: MSHRVRMQLSIVFSVFLLNIFYSSVSSLYFHIGETEKKCFIEEIPDETMIIGNYRTQLYDKQKEEYMPATQGLGMFVEVKDPDDKVILSRQYGSEGRFTFTSHTPGEHQICLHSNSSKFSLFAGGMLRVHLDIQVGEHANNYAEIAAKDKLTELQLRVRQLVEQVDQIQKEQNYQRYREERFRQTSESTNQRVLWWSIVQTLILVAIGIWQMRHLKSFFEAKKLV, encoded by the exons ATGTCACATCGGGTCAGGATGCAGCTTTCgattgtgttttcagttttcctcCTTAATATTTTCTACAGCTCTGTCTCTTCGTTGTACTTTCACATCGGAGAAACTGAGAAGAAATGCTTCATAGAAGAAATCCCGGACGAGACCATGATTATCG GTAACTACCGTACTCAGCTGTATGACAAGCAGAAAGAAGAATATATGCCGGCAACACAGGGTCTGGGTATGTTTGTGGAAGTCAAAGACCCTGATGATAAG gTGATTCTGTCTCGGCAGTACGGCTCAGAGGGACGCTTCACCTTTACGTCACACACACCCGGGGAGCATCAGATCTGCCTTCACTCCAACTCCTCCAAGTTCTCACTGTTTGCCGGAGGCATGCTG cGTGTTCATCTGGACATCCAGGTGGGCGAACACGCCAACAACTACGCTGAGATCGCTGCCAAGGACAAACTGAcagagctgcagctgagagTGCGGCAGCTGGTGGAGCAGGTGGACCAGATCCAGAAGGAGCAGAACTACCAGAGG TACCGGGAGGAGCGTTTCCGTCAGACCAGCGAGAGCACCAACCAGCGTGTCCTCTGGTGGTCCATAGTGCAGACCCTCATCCTGGTGGCCATCGGTATCTGGCAGATGAGACACCTCAAGAGCTTCTTTGAGGCGAAAAAACTGGTGTAA